The Leptospira saintgironsiae genome contains the following window.
TCTGAGATAGAGAATTTATAGATCTTCGCATTTAGTCCGAATTTTTGGAAATATTCCTTTTCGAATTTGGAGAATAAGGAAGAAGATCTGCCTTCTTTGTCTAAAACTAAGACACAACCTCCAAATCCTCCTCCAATCATTCTGGCCCCTAAAGCATATTCAGAACGGAACCATTCTACTATAAAATCTATTTCATCACAGGAGACTTGGAAGTTTTTGGAAAGAGATTCATGGCAAGAGTAAAGTTCTTCTCCTACCTTCTCCGCATTTTTATCCTTTAAGGAGCGGATAACGTTTTGGGCTCTGGATCTTTCTCCCAAAATATGAGTGGCTCTTTTAAATTCAGCCGGAGTCAGCTCTGCTTTTTCGATTAAAGAGAAGTCTGCTTGGCTTAATGTTCGAACCTCTGGAGAAATTTTATTACATTTTGAAGTCGCGGATTCTACTTCCTTTCTTCTGTCATTGTATTCACTTTCTTTTAGGCTATGTGGAACATTAGAATCGATCAGATAGAATTCATAACCAGGAAGATCTAAATTGTGATAAGAATATTCTAATGTTTCTGTATTCAAAGAAATACAAGAAGAAGGTTTAGCCACTGCGATCACGAACTGGTCCATGATCCCGCAGTTAACACCTACAAAATGATTTTCCGCGGCTTGAGCGAGTACCGCAATCTTCTCCTTGCTAATATCCCAGTTGAAAATTTTAGAAAGCGCAAATGTTACTCCAACTTCTACAGCAGCAGAAGAAGAAAGTCCTGCGCCTTGGGGGATGTTTCCTGTAAAAGCAAGATCGAAACCTTCTACCCTTAATCCTAACTTTAGAGCCTCTGAGATGACTCCTAAGATATAATTTGCCCAAGGTTTTTCTTCCGAGTAGGTAAGTTCTTTTGTTACAAATTCGGATTTAAAATCCAAGGAATACAATCTGAATGTTCCGAGTCCGTTTGTTCGGATTGCAAAATGCGTTCTGAAATCGATTGCAGCAGGGAATACCAGACCACCTGCGTAATCCACATGTTCCCCTATGATATTCACCCTGCCTGGAGCGGAGAAAAAACGAATTGGGCCAAGGTTCGGCGCGTCCGGAAAAATATTGGATAGAGAAGAGGAAAGATTCTCTCGGATAGAAAGAGTCATTCTGGAAAATAAAATCTAAGTCTGAATACTTACAAGGGATTTTGGAAATTTAGAACATTGAATTATTTCGTTTTTCCTTGCTATTCCAATTAACATAAGTAATTTGTCTCGGATGTCCGATTTTGAGGAATACCGATGGCCTTTTCTTTAGAAATAAACGATAGATTTGCCTCGGAATTTGCAGATCCTAAAACCTATGAGCTCTTATTAAAAGAGTCAGGCATTGCGTTACAAAATCTTCTCTCTGGAAAATCCCCCGGCTCCGAATTTTTAGGCTGGGTCAGACTTCCTCAGGAGACCCAAAGAATAGAATTAGATATAATTCATTCTGAAGCCCAAAGACTCAGAAAACAATCTGAGACGATTGTTGTGATCGGGATTGGAGGTTCTTACTTAGGAGCCAAGGCAGTTATCGAAGCTTCTAAACCTTATTTCAAGACTCCAAGTTTAGGATCACCTGAGATCGTTTATGCGGGACATCATTTAGATGCACGTTATCATTCAGAACTTTTAGAATATTTAGAGAATAAAGAATTCTCGATCAATGTGGTTTCTAAGTCGGGAACTACTACTGAACCTGCTTTGGCATTTCGTTTACTATGGGATCTTGCCAAAAAAAAATACGGCGCAAAAGCAAAAGATAGAATAGTTGCTACGACTGATAGTTCCAAAGGTGCTTTGCGAAAAATGTCGGATGAGTTAGGGTTTACAACCTTCTCTATTCCGGATAACGTAGGCGGAAGATATTCAGTTCTAACACCTGTCGGACTTTTTCCAATTGCGGCCGCTGGAGTAGACATATTTTCTTTTTGGGAAGGGTTTTCAGAAGCTGCCGACTTTTTGATTTCGGAAACTTCTCCGCATAAAAATACGGCATGTATTTATTCGGCTTACAGAAATCTATTTTATAGATCCGGAAAGAAGATAGAAGTAATCGCAAATTATAATCCTTCTATCCGAACTCTAACCGAGTGGTGGAAACAATTATTCGGAGAAAGTGAAGGTAAAGAAGGTAAGGGTATTTTTCCTGCTTCTGTGGAACTGACTACCGATCTACATTCTCTTGGGCAGTATCTGCAAGAAGGGGAACGTAATATTTTCGAGACCGTCCTTTATTCCAAAAATACTGGTGCAAAGGTTTTGGTTCCCAAGGACTCAGACGACTTGGATGGACTCAACTTTTTAGCTTCTAAAAACTTAGAAGAAGTAAACTTACAGGCTTTTCTTGGCACTTTAGTAGCGCACTCGGAAGGTCGGATACCATGTTTGGAGATTTTGTTTCCGGATACTGGGCCAAGAAGCCTAGGCCAAATAATGTATTTTTTTGAATTAGCCTGCGGAGTTTCGGGGAATGTACTGGGTGTAAACCCGTTTGATCAGCCTGGAGTAGAGGCTTATAAGAAAAATATGTTCGCATTACTCGGAAAACCAGGTTTTGAAAATTTAAGAGAGTCTCTTCGCAAAAAAGGAGTCTAAGCTAGAAGATTCTTCTTTGGATTGATCGGTTTTTCACTTATCATTTCGAAAAGGTTTTCTAAAAGCTTGACAGAGATTCGTTCAGGTTTCGGATTAGATTCAGTATGGTCCTAAGAGGAAAAAAACTAAGGTTCGTTTCGGCTTCCTTAGCCTTATTTACTCTATTATTCTTTATCCATTCAGGACCATCCAACAGCCCTTATCCCGGGAAGAAGTCCGACCAATCACAAATAATCATCGGACAAGAGACCGATATAGAAGAATTAAGCGATCTCGCCGAAACCTCCGATCCTTCGGAAACGGTTTGGGGAGATTTTTTAACTTCTGAGGTAAACACTCCAGGTCTCTCTAACTCAAACCCTTCCCGCCAGGATAGGTTTCAATTTCTACACAATAAATTATTATCTCAGCATCTGCTGAATATTCCTCCACCATCTATCTCCTAATCTAAGCTTCGAAAGCCAGTCATGGCCTAACTAGCCGTACTCCGCTTTCTTTAGCTAAGCGTTATCTAGTTTCGCGCTCAAAATAGAATTTTCGGAGATCACATCGTAATATTTTCCCATCCAATATAGCACCAATTTAGCCGGTCCCAGGTCTTGGGCTTAGGCCCTTCTCCGGGGACCGGTTCCTTTTTCAATCTCAGATCTATAAAAAAAGGCAGACACGGACCCCAATCTCCCGATACTTTTGCGGGGAGCCAGAACTCCGTAAGCGGATGGAAATAGAATTAGCCAAAAAGGAACGTTTGATCCGAGGGATGGAACTCGGAAAAAAGATCGTCCTTCACGGAGTGGTACTTTCCGAATATTATAAATCCAACGTGGAGAATTATCTTCGGTTCTGTTTGGAATATTACCAAAAGACTGATATTCTTCCTCCTTCTCTTTCTCTCATTTATTCCCTATTAGAAATGGCCTTTAAGGAAAATTGTAGGAATTCCTACTTTTTGGAGAAGGGTTGGGATCCTCTTAGTTCAGAATCATTAACCGAAAGAGAAGCTGAATTCGAGACAAGCTGGGACTTCTCGGATCCATTAAAATTAAAGAATAGATTAAAAGGAGAAGGTTCCGTACTTAGGACCACCATCCACCATTCGGGTTCAGGAGTTTCTTTAGAGATCGCAAATTTAGCTCCTATTACCTCTGAAGCAGAAGAAGCGCTAACAGAATATCTTTCCAGAGCAAAGTCCTACCAAGATCTTTCAGAATACTACGAAGATTATCCTTTCGATGAAGAAGGAAGAGAAATCGGCATAGCATTAGCAATATTACAATTTAAGGAAATAGGATTGGATCCTAATCTTCTTAGATTTGATACTATGGAAGGAGAGCATGTTTTCAGATTAGAGATCAGTTTTGGTGAGGAATATCTTTCTCTTAGGACCAAATTGGAAAATGATGAAGATGTTCGACCTTTTCGGTTCCATTCCCAAGCGGAGAAGGATGGGGAAACAATTTCTCCTTGGAAGATATCAGTTTGTAAGATCTGCGGAAGAACTGTGGATGATAGGATCTTCTTCCATACTATTCCTGCTGATGTTGTCGCAAAAGCAAAAGATCTTCCATTTACGGAAGAAGTTTGTGCTTGGTGTTTGTCTGGCTATTTGAAGTTATAGATCAGGCTGCATCGCATAAAGTTTATTATAAAATTATGATTCAATCTACCTATTACCCTCCTAAACCTATACATCTTTCCGGAGATCGTGTGGAACTTGTACCTCTTGGTTTAGAGCATACTGATGCATTGACAGAAGCTCTGCATGATGGAGATCTTTGGAAACTTTGGTACACAAATATTCCGGAACCGGAAAGAATGAGTGCCTGGATCCAAAAAGCTTTAGAAGAACAAGAAGCAGGGCTCTCTCTTCCATTTGCAGTTATCCGAAAAGAAGATTCAAAACTTTTAGGAACTACAAGATATTTGAATATAGAAAAGGACGCTCGAAGATTGGAGATAGGAGCAACATGGTATCCTAAAGCAGTTCAAAAAACTTTTGTAAATACAGAATGTAAACTTTTACTTTTGGAACATGCCTTTGAAACTTTGGGTTGTATCGCAGTGGAATTCAGGACCCATATAATGAACCTATCATCTAGGAAAGCGATAGAAAGATTAGGAGCAAAACTGGATGGGATACTCAGAAATCATCGAATTAGCAAAAACGGCACTCTAAGAGATACCGTCGTTTACAGTATTACGAAAGAAGAATGGCCTACAGTAAGAGGAAATCTTTTGTTTAAACTGGGAAAACCGCAGGTTTAAACAAATTTAATATTATTTCCAGTTTTCTAAAACTCCATCGATCACACCATAGATTTGTGCTTCAGAAGGAGTAAGCCAGAGATCTCTATCTGTATCTCTTTCCACAACTTCTAAAGGTTGACCGGTTCGTTCAGAAACGATCCGATTGATTTCCTTCTTATCTCTTTCGATCATGGAAGCAAAAATCCCAATATCGGTTGCCTTTGCTTGGTAAGTTCCAGGAACATGAGGTTGGTGTAACATGATCCTGCTATGAGGAAATGCGAATCTTTTACCTTTTGTACCTGAAAGAAGAAGTAGTGCACCAAAACTTGCGGCCAATCCCATACATACAGTGCTCACATCATTTGGGATCAGATCCATAGTATCCAAAATAGACATACCGGAAGTGTTCGCACCTCCAGGACTATTAATCACAAGTGTGATATCCTTTTCCGCATCTTGATTAGAAAGAAATAATAAACGTTCTACCACATGTTTTGCAGAAGAATCATCTACCTGTCCCCAAAGAAAAATTTTTCTTTCTTTGAGTTGGTTGTCCTCCATGCGGAGTCCCGGAAATTGGATTGGTTCTACTAAAGTATCAGTCATTCTATTCTCCAATCAGGAAGCGATTGCCATAGGTCCGTGTAGGACTTCCAACCAATCTTTTCTGTCCGATTTATTTAAAAGTTGTCTGCGTAATAATTCTCTACTTCTTCTCAAACGGTTTTTCAAATTACCGATTGGGATCCCTGTTTTTTCAGTGATCTCTTCGTAGCTCATCTCGCCGAAATATCTCAGATTCAAAAGTTGTTTCTCTTCGTTAGGAAGTTCATCCAACGCTTCTAAAACTTCTGTTCTCCAAGTGTCTCCTGAACGAGGAGCGGCCCTAGTGATCTCAGGATTTAATTCAGTCCCGAGCAGATCTTTTTTTCTTAAGATACGATCGGAATGTTTTAGCACCAACCTTCTGAGTAAGAAAGGAAATGCTTCCGGCTGCCGTAACGTTGGAAGAACTTTCCATGCTTCTAAAAATACTTCTTGGCTTAGATCCTCTGCCTTGGATTGATCTCGGATCCTTTTGATAGCCTGACTACTGACGTATTTTTCGAAACGGGTCATCAACTCCGTCCAAGCCGGTTCTTCTCCTTTGGAAGCTTCTGTGACTAGTACTTTAAAATCGCGCATATCTGTTAGAAGGTCCCAGT
Protein-coding sequences here:
- the galK gene encoding galactokinase; the protein is MTLSIRENLSSSLSNIFPDAPNLGPIRFFSAPGRVNIIGEHVDYAGGLVFPAAIDFRTHFAIRTNGLGTFRLYSLDFKSEFVTKELTYSEEKPWANYILGVISEALKLGLRVEGFDLAFTGNIPQGAGLSSSAAVEVGVTFALSKIFNWDISKEKIAVLAQAAENHFVGVNCGIMDQFVIAVAKPSSCISLNTETLEYSYHNLDLPGYEFYLIDSNVPHSLKESEYNDRRKEVESATSKCNKISPEVRTLSQADFSLIEKAELTPAEFKRATHILGERSRAQNVIRSLKDKNAEKVGEELYSCHESLSKNFQVSCDEIDFIVEWFRSEYALGARMIGGGFGGCVLVLDKEGRSSSLFSKFEKEYFQKFGLNAKIYKFSISEGVREDI
- a CDS encoding glucose-6-phosphate isomerase; protein product: MAFSLEINDRFASEFADPKTYELLLKESGIALQNLLSGKSPGSEFLGWVRLPQETQRIELDIIHSEAQRLRKQSETIVVIGIGGSYLGAKAVIEASKPYFKTPSLGSPEIVYAGHHLDARYHSELLEYLENKEFSINVVSKSGTTTEPALAFRLLWDLAKKKYGAKAKDRIVATTDSSKGALRKMSDELGFTTFSIPDNVGGRYSVLTPVGLFPIAAAGVDIFSFWEGFSEAADFLISETSPHKNTACIYSAYRNLFYRSGKKIEVIANYNPSIRTLTEWWKQLFGESEGKEGKGIFPASVELTTDLHSLGQYLQEGERNIFETVLYSKNTGAKVLVPKDSDDLDGLNFLASKNLEEVNLQAFLGTLVAHSEGRIPCLEILFPDTGPRSLGQIMYFFELACGVSGNVLGVNPFDQPGVEAYKKNMFALLGKPGFENLRESLRKKGV
- a CDS encoding GNAT family N-acetyltransferase, with amino-acid sequence MIQSTYYPPKPIHLSGDRVELVPLGLEHTDALTEALHDGDLWKLWYTNIPEPERMSAWIQKALEEQEAGLSLPFAVIRKEDSKLLGTTRYLNIEKDARRLEIGATWYPKAVQKTFVNTECKLLLLEHAFETLGCIAVEFRTHIMNLSSRKAIERLGAKLDGILRNHRISKNGTLRDTVVYSITKEEWPTVRGNLLFKLGKPQV
- a CDS encoding ClpP family protease produces the protein MTDTLVEPIQFPGLRMEDNQLKERKIFLWGQVDDSSAKHVVERLLFLSNQDAEKDITLVINSPGGANTSGMSILDTMDLIPNDVSTVCMGLAASFGALLLLSGTKGKRFAFPHSRIMLHQPHVPGTYQAKATDIGIFASMIERDKKEINRIVSERTGQPLEVVERDTDRDLWLTPSEAQIYGVIDGVLENWK
- a CDS encoding RNA polymerase sigma factor; the protein is MRDFKVLVTEASKGEEPAWTELMTRFEKYVSSQAIKRIRDQSKAEDLSQEVFLEAWKVLPTLRQPEAFPFLLRRLVLKHSDRILRKKDLLGTELNPEITRAAPRSGDTWRTEVLEALDELPNEEKQLLNLRYFGEMSYEEITEKTGIPIGNLKNRLRRSRELLRRQLLNKSDRKDWLEVLHGPMAIAS